The proteins below come from a single Xyrauchen texanus isolate HMW12.3.18 chromosome 1, RBS_HiC_50CHRs, whole genome shotgun sequence genomic window:
- the LOC127644293 gene encoding oligosaccharyltransferase complex subunit ostc-like, producing METLISLPFTVLECPKIKLKKPSWLHMPSAMTVYAVVIVSYFLITGGIIYDVIVEPPSVGSMTDEHGHQRPVAFLAYRVNGQYIMEGLASSFLFTMGGLGFIILDRSNAPNIPKLNRFLLLFIGFVSVLLSFFMARVFMRMKLPGYLMG from the exons ATGGAGACCCTTATCAGCCTACCGTTTACTGTTCTGGAATGCCCGAAAATCAAACTTAAAAAACCATCATGGCTGCATATGCCTTCTGCAATGACTGTCTATGCCGTCGTGATTGTTTCATACTTTCTCATAACCGGTG GCATCATATACGATGTGATCGTTGAGCCTCCAAGTGTCGGATCAATGACTGATGAACACGGACATCAAAGACCGGTAGCTTTTCTGGCATACAG GGTTAACGGGCAATACATCATGGAGGGGCTGGCCTCCAGCTTTCTGTTCACAATGGGAGGCCTTGGCTTCATAATCCTGGATCGATCTAATGCGCCCAATATTCCAAAACTGAACCGTTTCCTCTTGCTCTTTATCGGCTTTGTAAGCGTGCTGCTGAGCTTCTTCATGGCCAGAGTCTTCATGAGAATGAAACTGCC TGGTTATCTCATGGGTTAA